In Pseudomonadales bacterium, a single window of DNA contains:
- a CDS encoding rod-binding protein: protein MDNLALRTHNPLQQAQIYTDFVGLDKLRGEAKTNSSEALKQIAGQFESIFIGIALKSMRSANEAFAKDNPFNSQESRLYRDMLDNQLSLTLTQGKGIGLATTIVKQLSAYLPENQKSAALPKVDISL from the coding sequence ATGGATAATCTGGCTCTGCGTACTCACAACCCGTTACAACAGGCGCAGATATATACTGATTTTGTCGGCCTGGATAAGCTGCGCGGTGAGGCGAAAACCAATAGCAGCGAGGCACTAAAACAAATTGCAGGACAGTTTGAATCCATTTTTATCGGGATTGCGCTTAAAAGTATGCGTAGCGCTAATGAGGCATTTGCAAAAGACAACCCGTTCAACAGTCAGGAGTCACGGCTATATCGCGATATGCTGGATAACCAGCTTAGCCTCACCTTAACACAAGGTAAAGGTATTGGTTTGGCAACTACGATCGTTAAGCAGCTAAGCGCCTATTTGCCGGAAAACCAAAAGTCAGCAGCGCTACCCAAGGTGGACATTAGTCTTTAA
- the flgL gene encoding flagellar hook-associated protein FlgL encodes MRLSTQQIFLTSLNGVLNGQSKLVDLQQQISSGKKIETPADDPIASSQVIAVNQHISLTQQYSNNASLAEGRLHFEESALNSIEDVLQRVRQLTVQAGDGALALQDSKAISVEIKQRLEQLVNLANSRDSNDQFIFGGFQSGQSPITKGSTGGYNYQGDEGQLFIKVADNTNVAVSDSGKSLFMDIDEPLNFSATPNGGNTGSVVVSDQAVLNQKSFESFHPDGATITFDTTGPITTYTVTRISDGGVISGGDPAAPLSNVPYVAGEALTFEGMHIELSGAPANGDSVNVTSLVATKLDVFSAIEKLAIGLEGSSATPLTQLGLSELVADSLISLDSALDNVLQTEAQIGSRLNVIDDAVAVNENIKLIGQQTLSDLEDIDYADVLSKLSLQSFILEATQSSFVKITNLSLFNFLR; translated from the coding sequence ATGCGCTTATCAACACAACAAATATTTTTAACCAGCCTGAATGGCGTTCTCAATGGCCAGAGTAAACTTGTCGATTTGCAACAGCAGATCTCTTCCGGTAAAAAAATTGAGACACCGGCGGATGATCCGATTGCTTCTTCACAGGTGATTGCCGTCAATCAGCACATCTCCCTGACCCAGCAATATAGCAATAACGCGTCGCTGGCCGAAGGCCGGTTACACTTTGAAGAGTCTGCTCTCAATAGTATTGAAGATGTGCTTCAGCGCGTACGCCAGTTAACCGTTCAGGCCGGCGATGGCGCACTCGCTTTGCAAGATAGTAAGGCCATTTCAGTTGAAATAAAACAACGTCTGGAACAGCTAGTCAACTTGGCAAACTCTCGCGACAGCAACGATCAGTTTATATTCGGCGGCTTTCAATCGGGGCAATCCCCCATCACCAAAGGGAGCACCGGAGGCTATAACTATCAAGGCGATGAGGGCCAACTTTTTATCAAAGTTGCAGACAATACCAATGTTGCTGTTTCCGATTCCGGTAAGTCGCTCTTCATGGATATCGATGAGCCCCTCAATTTTAGTGCAACCCCGAACGGCGGCAATACCGGGTCTGTCGTCGTAAGCGATCAAGCCGTGCTGAATCAAAAAAGTTTCGAGTCGTTTCATCCCGATGGTGCCACTATCACTTTTGATACAACCGGGCCTATCACTACCTACACAGTAACCCGAATTTCTGATGGCGGCGTAATTTCCGGAGGCGACCCTGCAGCGCCCCTATCGAATGTGCCCTATGTCGCTGGTGAGGCCTTAACGTTCGAAGGGATGCATATTGAATTAAGTGGTGCCCCTGCTAACGGTGATAGCGTCAATGTGACCAGCCTTGTTGCCACAAAACTGGATGTGTTCTCGGCTATTGAAAAGCTAGCCATTGGGTTAGAAGGAAGCTCTGCCACACCCCTGACTCAATTAGGATTATCAGAATTGGTTGCCGATTCATTAATCAGCCTGGATAGCGCACTGGACAATGTACTCCAGACTGAAGCGCAAATTGGTAGCCGCTTAAATGTGATCGACGATGCCGTGGCAGTCAATGAGAATATTAAGTTAATCGGACAGCAGACTTTGTCTGATTTAGAAGATATTGATTACGCAGATGTTTTGAGCAAGCTATCACTACAAAGTTTTATTCTGGAAGCCACACAGAGTAGTTTCGTCAAAATCACTAACCTTTCCCTGTTTAATTTCCTGCGTTAA
- the flgK gene encoding flagellar hook-associated protein FlgK, producing MPSILDIGLSGLTAHQRSLAVTGHNIANASTEGFSRQSSVVQARTADFLGGSSFGTGVEVTGVRRSVNDFFINQLRSDISAFSYSDSLRAQLDQLDAIFSGVSTGLAANQERFFSALQAANDDPTSITARQVFLDEAQSLVKKFETLSNQLSDKGKSLNQLIVTTTGEISGLANQIAQINVAIIEKSGGGNIGELPNDLLDERDRLLAQLAELVDIRTTPQVDGAINVFIGTGQALVVGGEAMQLVTQASSFNAEVPELAIRTKTATVGLNNAISGGVLGAMLVTRDKVVGDTANELGRIAIAIADTVNQQHQLGMDLDGNLGGNFFNDVNSPSAVLLRTKASGNNSLPQDQMVQVSIDNINALKVSDYRVTFTSPTTYVLTRLSDQKTNAAIDPSLTGTIGALPATLQFDGLSVVLDRTSGNFATGDSFLLQPTKNGASDIGIAIERPQEIALASPIRTSSNINNQGTGAIGPGLVTDTNVALFTTTPGQLSPPLLVRFTSATTYDILDNSGGTPVALAPPQTGLTFPPVPANALIPSSFGVQLEITGQPQAGDTFTLDFNSNGYQDSRNGLAMNTFQTTRVLDNGATTLQGAYGLLIQNVGTQANQARLNTDAGKTLLEQSQARRDSVSAVNLDEEAANLIELEQAYNASAQVINIAISIFDTLLGAVRR from the coding sequence ATGCCAAGTATACTGGATATTGGACTATCGGGTTTAACAGCGCACCAACGATCGTTGGCGGTGACCGGGCACAATATTGCCAACGCGTCGACCGAGGGTTTCAGTCGCCAATCCAGTGTGGTGCAGGCTCGCACTGCTGATTTTCTCGGGGGCTCTTCTTTTGGTACTGGCGTAGAGGTCACCGGTGTTCGCCGTAGCGTCAATGATTTCTTTATCAACCAGTTACGCAGTGATATCTCGGCGTTTAGTTATTCTGACAGTTTACGTGCGCAGCTGGATCAGCTGGATGCCATTTTTTCTGGCGTTAGCACAGGCCTTGCCGCTAACCAGGAACGATTTTTTAGTGCTTTGCAAGCGGCGAACGATGATCCAACCTCCATCACCGCACGTCAGGTATTTCTGGATGAGGCACAAAGTCTGGTAAAGAAATTTGAAACGCTCTCAAATCAGTTATCCGATAAAGGAAAATCACTGAATCAATTAATCGTTACAACCACTGGAGAGATCAGCGGATTAGCCAACCAAATTGCGCAAATCAATGTAGCCATTATTGAAAAATCCGGTGGTGGTAATATCGGTGAACTTCCTAATGATCTCTTGGATGAACGTGATAGATTGTTGGCTCAACTGGCAGAGTTAGTGGATATACGTACCACTCCCCAAGTGGATGGCGCTATCAATGTATTTATTGGCACAGGACAAGCACTGGTGGTAGGCGGCGAAGCGATGCAGTTGGTGACGCAGGCATCTTCATTTAATGCTGAAGTACCGGAACTTGCCATCAGAACGAAGACGGCAACGGTTGGACTAAATAATGCGATCAGTGGCGGTGTTCTTGGGGCAATGCTCGTTACCCGAGATAAGGTAGTTGGCGATACCGCAAACGAGCTTGGCCGGATTGCTATCGCCATCGCCGACACTGTTAATCAGCAGCACCAGTTGGGCATGGATCTCGATGGGAATCTCGGTGGGAATTTTTTCAATGACGTTAATAGCCCCAGCGCAGTGCTATTACGCACCAAAGCATCCGGCAATAATTCGCTACCACAGGACCAGATGGTGCAGGTCAGCATCGATAACATTAATGCGCTGAAGGTAAGTGATTATCGGGTAACCTTTACCTCGCCAACAACCTATGTGCTGACTCGTCTTAGCGATCAAAAAACCAATGCAGCGATTGATCCCAGCTTGACGGGGACCATCGGTGCCTTGCCGGCGACGTTACAGTTTGATGGCTTATCTGTGGTGCTTGATCGAACCTCAGGTAACTTTGCGACCGGCGACAGCTTTCTGTTGCAGCCCACCAAAAATGGCGCATCGGATATCGGTATAGCGATTGAGCGGCCACAGGAGATCGCACTGGCGTCGCCAATACGAACCAGCTCGAATATTAATAATCAAGGTACGGGGGCGATCGGCCCAGGGCTGGTGACCGATACAAACGTGGCGCTCTTTACCACCACACCGGGGCAGCTCAGCCCTCCTTTGCTCGTGCGTTTCACCAGCGCCACAACCTATGACATTCTTGACAATAGCGGTGGCACGCCGGTGGCGCTGGCACCACCACAAACGGGATTAACTTTCCCGCCGGTGCCCGCTAATGCCTTAATACCCTCAAGTTTTGGTGTGCAGCTTGAGATAACCGGACAGCCGCAGGCCGGGGATACCTTTACGCTCGATTTTAACAGTAATGGCTATCAGGATAGCCGTAATGGTTTGGCAATGAATACCTTCCAAACAACACGGGTTTTGGATAATGGCGCCACCACTCTACAGGGCGCCTATGGTCTGCTCATCCAAAATGTGGGTACCCAAGCAAACCAGGCGCGCTTGAATACAGATGCAGGAAAGACTTTGTTAGAACAGTCCCAAGCGAGGCGGGATTCAGTTTCAGCCGTGAACTTGGATGAAGAAGCCGCCAACCTGATAGAGCTTGAGCAAGCATACAACGCATCGGCGCAGGTAATAAATATCGCCATTTCTATTTTCGATACGCTACTAGGTGCGGTTCGACGCTAA
- a CDS encoding flagellar basal body P-ring protein FlgI — translation MKNYGLLIMSLVFGLTCQWAQADRLKDISSVAGVRTNQLIGYGLVVGLDGTGDKTPFTKQTFRNMMAQFGVIIPANIDPKSKNVAAVTVHAVLPSFAKPGQTIDVTVSSLGDAKSLRGGSLLMTPLKGLDNQVYAISQGNLVVGGFGADGADGSRITVNVPSVGRIPNGATVERSVPNAFAHGDSLTFNLNSPDFTTAKRVSDKMNLLLGPDTAQALDATSIRVSAPRDAGQRVAFLSVLENLEVTPGEATAKIIINSRTGTIVIGKHVLVSPAAVTHGSLTVTITEDFDVSQPNALSEGGTTQVTPQTNIEINQEANRMFVFNPGTSLDAIVQAVNQVGAAPGDLMAILEALKQAGALNADIVVI, via the coding sequence ATGAAAAATTATGGTTTGCTGATTATGAGTCTTGTCTTCGGATTGACCTGCCAATGGGCACAGGCGGATCGGCTCAAAGATATCAGCTCGGTAGCTGGCGTACGCACCAATCAGCTGATTGGCTATGGTTTGGTCGTTGGTCTTGATGGCACGGGCGACAAAACCCCTTTTACCAAGCAAACCTTTCGTAACATGATGGCGCAGTTCGGCGTGATTATCCCAGCCAATATTGACCCAAAGTCAAAAAATGTTGCCGCCGTGACCGTACACGCCGTGCTACCCTCCTTTGCTAAACCAGGCCAGACCATTGACGTTACCGTTTCCTCCTTAGGCGATGCAAAAAGTCTGCGAGGCGGTTCCCTACTCATGACACCGTTAAAAGGTTTGGATAATCAGGTTTACGCAATTTCTCAGGGCAATTTGGTCGTTGGTGGGTTTGGCGCCGACGGCGCCGATGGCTCCAGAATTACGGTTAACGTACCCAGTGTTGGCCGCATACCCAACGGGGCGACGGTGGAGCGTTCAGTACCCAATGCCTTTGCTCACGGCGATAGCCTTACCTTCAATTTGAATAGCCCAGATTTTACCACCGCAAAACGGGTCTCCGATAAGATGAATCTGCTATTAGGGCCTGATACGGCACAGGCACTTGACGCGACGTCCATCCGGGTCAGCGCCCCCCGCGATGCCGGGCAACGAGTGGCGTTCCTGTCTGTTCTGGAAAACCTTGAGGTCACGCCGGGAGAAGCCACCGCAAAAATCATTATTAATTCACGTACCGGCACGATCGTCATCGGCAAACACGTACTGGTGAGCCCGGCAGCGGTTACTCATGGCAGCTTAACCGTTACCATCACGGAAGATTTTGATGTGAGTCAGCCCAATGCTCTGTCTGAGGGTGGCACAACGCAAGTAACGCCGCAGACTAATATTGAAATTAATCAGGAGGCAAACCGCATGTTCGTGTTCAATCCCGGTACCTCACTAGATGCTATCGTGCAGGCGGTGAATCAGGTCGGTGCCGCTCCCGGTGATTTGATGGCAATTTTAGAAGCACTCAAGCAAGCCGGTGCGCTCAATGCTGATATCGTGGTGATCTAA
- the fliD gene encoding flagellar filament capping protein FliD: MASVTSLGIGSGLELNSILEKLIQAERGPTTNRLDLKEAETQASISAFGSFKSALSDFQTTLKDLKTLSEFQDRSTTSSDPDTFTATADSTASVGTTNINVLNLAAAHKLTTTAFETPDSIVGTGSITIEAGGSSYNINIPTGSVSAIKDAINNSSAGEKVSANILTVDDGNGGSESKLVISTINTGASNAIEITVLDDDGTHDDAAGLSQLFFQAGNGNNRLTELTAATDGKITVDGFTVSSSTNEFKDAIQGVTISALKQSVDPINNPPETLTVALNKTAIQGKVSSFVTVFNALKDTFNLLSDYNAATGEAGLLNGDATIRTAERQLERILYGSISDGSGAYTNLSQLGITTGEKGKLELDQTMLNSALETNFNDIGEFFAGTNGLAKQLDDLTTGFLSTTGIISVREDGFDATLKEISADRVALDQKLATIEARTRQQFAALDILLGQLNSTSEFLTQQLANTNRIVTGNTSNN, translated from the coding sequence ATGGCGTCAGTCACATCATTGGGTATTGGATCGGGATTGGAACTCAATTCAATTCTGGAAAAACTGATTCAGGCGGAACGTGGGCCTACCACCAATCGCCTTGATCTGAAAGAAGCAGAAACTCAGGCTTCGATTTCTGCATTCGGCTCTTTCAAGAGTGCATTATCGGATTTCCAAACGACACTCAAAGACCTTAAAACTCTTTCTGAATTTCAAGATCGCTCGACCACTTCTAGCGACCCGGACACATTTACTGCTACTGCCGATAGCACGGCTTCCGTTGGCACGACAAACATTAATGTACTCAACTTGGCCGCCGCCCATAAGCTGACCACAACGGCTTTTGAGACACCGGATAGCATTGTCGGCACGGGCTCGATCACTATCGAAGCTGGCGGCAGTTCTTATAATATCAATATCCCCACGGGTTCTGTCAGCGCCATCAAAGACGCTATCAATAATTCTAGCGCCGGGGAAAAAGTCTCAGCGAATATCCTCACCGTTGATGACGGGAACGGTGGTAGCGAATCCAAATTAGTGATTAGCACAATCAATACAGGGGCTAGCAACGCCATAGAAATTACTGTACTTGATGATGACGGTACTCATGATGACGCGGCAGGCTTATCACAGTTATTTTTTCAGGCAGGTAATGGTAATAATCGTTTAACTGAATTAACTGCCGCCACCGATGGTAAAATTACTGTCGATGGTTTTACCGTCAGCAGTTCTACGAATGAATTTAAGGATGCCATCCAAGGGGTTACGATTAGCGCGTTAAAGCAATCTGTCGATCCGATCAATAACCCTCCTGAGACACTCACGGTCGCTCTCAACAAAACCGCGATTCAAGGCAAGGTTTCCTCTTTCGTTACTGTCTTTAATGCCCTCAAAGATACCTTCAACTTATTATCAGACTATAACGCCGCCACAGGCGAAGCAGGGCTACTCAATGGCGATGCGACAATTCGTACAGCTGAACGACAACTGGAAAGAATACTCTATGGCTCCATAAGTGACGGCAGTGGCGCCTATACCAACCTCTCTCAATTAGGTATCACTACCGGAGAAAAGGGTAAATTGGAACTGGATCAAACCATGTTGAATAGCGCCTTGGAAACCAACTTCAATGATATTGGTGAGTTTTTCGCCGGTACCAATGGCTTAGCCAAACAACTGGATGATTTGACGACAGGCTTTCTCTCCACCACGGGCATCATCAGTGTAAGAGAAGATGGTTTTGATGCTACGTTGAAGGAAATCTCAGCTGACCGTGTCGCGTTGGACCAAAAACTTGCCACCATAGAGGCAAGAACCCGGCAACAGTTTGCCGCTTTGGATATTTTATTAGGCCAATTAAACTCGACCAGTGAATTTTTAACACAACAGTTGGCGAATACTAACCGTATCGTCACTGGCAATACCTCAAACAATTAA
- the fliS gene encoding flagellar export chaperone FliS — protein MNDRRAIKQYQSVNTQSGIVDANPHQLIAMLINGALSRLSSAKGCIERKDFAGKGELLGKSIDIISGLQGCLDMESGGQISSNLDALYDYMVRRLTEASVNNNMEIVDEVIALLREIKTGWDGIPTEFHNNQAAVSAAAI, from the coding sequence ATGAATGATCGCCGAGCGATAAAACAGTACCAAAGTGTTAACACCCAGTCTGGTATCGTCGACGCAAACCCTCATCAACTTATTGCTATGCTGATTAACGGTGCTTTATCACGTTTATCCAGCGCCAAAGGCTGCATCGAACGCAAGGACTTTGCGGGCAAAGGTGAGCTGCTTGGAAAAAGTATTGATATTATCAGTGGCCTACAAGGTTGCTTGGACATGGAATCCGGTGGTCAGATTTCATCCAATTTAGATGCGCTCTATGACTACATGGTGCGTCGTTTGACGGAGGCAAGTGTAAATAACAATATGGAAATCGTGGATGAAGTGATTGCGCTATTACGTGAAATTAAAACCGGATGGGATGGCATTCCTACTGAATTTCATAACAATCAAGCCGCTGTGTCTGCGGCGGCAATCTAA